The genomic DNA TTCAGGTGTGCAGCGTACTCGCTGGCCAGCGGCCCCTCGGTAAAAAACTCCAGCCAACCGGAGGAATCAATCAGCATCGACGACGAGTCACATCCGATCCCGCTTCTCGCGAAGATCCGAGACTTTCATGCCCTTGAGGAAGCCGCGAAACGTTGCCAAGGGCCGATCCGGCAGCAAGGTAATGGTGCCTTCTTTCACCACGATGGCCAGCTTTTGGCCGGTGTGAAGTGGCACTTGCCGCCGCACGTCTTTCGGAATCACCACCTGGTATTTCGAGGACACCGTCACCTGCGTCATGGCCGGACTCCTTGAGTGTCTTACGTTTTACTCTATCGATACTAATTATATCTTACGTTTTTCCCTTTGTCAATCTCCCCGCCGTCCCGCCACCGGAGTCCTGCGCCCGAGCCCGCATAGCCTCGGTATCCTGCCGACTTAAGTCTCGTGTCCCCGGAACTCCGGAACTCGAGCTGGAACTCCCCTAAGTCTCGTCTCCAGAAATCCTGGGAAATTAATTTTTCTTGTGAAGAAAGTACTCGAAGAGCGGCTCGTATAATTCAATAACAGCAGAGTCGCCGGCTCCAAGACTTCCAGCCGAAACACAGATGCTGTTCCCTAAAAGTCCAACCGCAGGAAACTGTCGTGCGGTTGGCATTGGTGGACGGGATTTCCAGGTATCAGTGCTGGGGTTATATTCTTCTACGATCCCAAGAACACCGCCAGACTCTGAATAGCCCCCGATCGCAAAAATACGGTTGTTCACTACGATGGCCCGCAAGCCACGTCGTGGGGTTGGAATCGGCGCTTTGGTTAACCAAACATGCGTAGCAGGATTGTACTCCTCCACTCGGCCATCTTGCGCGCCAGAGACGACTGTACCACTAATGGCGTAAATCTTGCCATTGACCGATGCTGCGGCAAGACTCCAACGAGGAGTGGGCAGCGGCGTCGTAGAGGTCCAGCTGTCACTCAACGGATCATATATTTCGACCGCATCAATCCCGCTGACTCCATTGTGACCGCCAATCACATAGATTTTCCCATCGAGAACCGCGCTCGCTAGAGCGAATCGAGCCGTTGGCAAGTGGGCCTTTGTCGTCCAATGATTGGTCACAGGATCAAACGCTTCCACCGCATCGGTCGCAGAACCAACCGCGGTCGTCGAGCCACCGATTGCGTAGATTTTTCCTCCAACCCCTTCTGCCGTCAGGTTATTTCTCGAAGTTGGCATGGGTTGTGCGATCCCGTCATCATAGCTCACGGTCGCCTGTGAGATCTTTTTCACAACCGTGACCAGATTAAGAATGGTGGACCCTTGTAATCCGCCAAGTAGATACGTCAGATTTCTAATGGTTGCACCGGACACATACCCACGCCCGACTTGAAGTTGACTACCCGCATCAAACCAAAAATCCGTTCCGACAGGAATCGTCCCAAGGAAAGAATAGCCCGGTGGGGATTGAGTGGTTTCTCCAATGATGGAAAAACCTGAGGGCACTCCGACGCTTGCAGTGGCCGCGGTCGCTTGGATCGTTCCATCAGGAAAAATTACCCCATGATTGAGGCCGCTAATTTTGACGTTACCAACAACGTTGAGCTTCTCAGTAGGTTGAGCTGTTCCAATGCCGATATTCCCAATGTTTGTGTTATAGACATCGTCGCCGTTTCGCTTCCAAATCGCATGTGGTGTCTTGACGACAGGAGTCCGTTTTGGCTGCTCCGATGCTGAGCAATCAGAAGAAAACCAGGTCAACACAACCAAAGCAGCGGCCATGCAGGCTATTTTTCTCATCTCTTCCCTCCTGAAGTTAGATCCTTCTTCCAACGCGCCGGAATTCTCTCTTGATATAAAAACGGCGGTCCGGATGGACCGCCGTTGGGTTAGACGTTGATTGTTGGCTCGACGCTGCGCATGCTGCACCAGTTACATTGTACGCCTTTTCAGACTCCTCGTAACCCAGCTTTCCCCCATCCTCCCGGCCATTCCGAAGCGAAAACGCCCT from Candidatus Omnitrophota bacterium includes the following:
- a CDS encoding AbrB/MazE/SpoVT family DNA-binding domain-containing protein; translation: MTQVTVSSKYQVVIPKDVRRQVPLHTGQKLAIVVKEGTITLLPDRPLATFRGFLKGMKVSDLREKRDRM